A single region of the Myripristis murdjan chromosome 3, fMyrMur1.1, whole genome shotgun sequence genome encodes:
- the LOC115377939 gene encoding phospholipase A2 inhibitor CNF-like produces MKFLLSLGIIWTLLNTAEALDCLMCRDFPQCEDTFSGNCSSDELCATAAIRLQQMGSSLSVIRKTCVSPSLCDVGNGTFSGSLGFMRVVGSVQCCDTDNCNSQTLPIPADQESNGFECYSCDSSTCRHKIQCVGVEDRCFNGNVTHWNTWAPTVHVFGCASSNLCVAFSHLSSASLPGFDLNGPNCCEGKLCN; encoded by the exons ATGAAGTTCTTGTTGTCTCTCGGtatcatctggactctcctcaaCACAG CTGAAGCACTTGATTGTCTGATGTGCAGGGATTTTCCTCAGTGCGAAGATACATTTTCAGGCAACTGTTCCTCCGATGAGCTATGTGCTACAGCTGCCATCAGAT tacAGCAGATGGGAAGTTCTCTATCGGTCATCCGCAAGACATGTGTGTCACCCTCGTTGTGCGATGTTGGAAATGGGACATTTTCAGGAAGCTTGGGTTTCATGAGAGTAGTTGGCTCTGTTCAATGTTGCGACACAGATAACTGCAACTCTCAAACTCTGCCTA TCCCTGCTGACCAAGAGAGTAACGGCTTTGAGTGTTACTCCTGTGACAGCtccacatgcagacacaaaatTCAGTGTGTTGGGGTGGAGGACCGCTGCTTTAATGGAAATG TGACCCATTGGAACACTTGGGCCCCTACCGTCCATGTCTTTGGCTGTGCATCCTCAAACCTGTGTGTAGCTTTTTCTCACCTGTCTTCTGCGTCTCTGCCTGGCTTTGACTTAAATGGACCAAACTGCTGTGAGGGCAAACTCTGTAACTGA